In Monomorium pharaonis isolate MP-MQ-018 chromosome 3, ASM1337386v2, whole genome shotgun sequence, a genomic segment contains:
- the LOC105834779 gene encoding ADP-ribosylation factor 1, producing the protein MGNMFATLFKGLFGKKEMRILMVGLDAAGKTTILYKLKLGEIVTTIPTIGFNVETVEYKNISFTVWDVGGQDKIRPLWRHYFQNTQGLIFVVDSNDRERIGEAREELMRMLAEDELRDAVLLIFANKQDLPNAMNAAEITDKLGLHSLRNRNWYIQATCATSGDGLYEGLDWLSNQLKNANR; encoded by the exons ATGGGGAATATGTTTGCAACATTATTCAAAGGTCTCTTTGGTAAAAAGGAAATGAGGATTTTGATGGTGGGTCTTGATGCAGCGGGTAAAACCACAATTctgtacaaattaaaattagggGAAATTGTTACTACAATTCCCACTATAG gtTTCAATGTAGAAACAGtcgagtataaaaatataagttttactGTATGGGATGTGGGTGGCCAAGACAAAATAAGACCTCTGTGGCggcattattttcaaaatacacAA GGATTGATATTCGTGGTTGATAGTAATGATAGGGAACGTATCGGTGAAGCGCGTGAAGAGTTGATGAGAATGCTGGCAGAAGATGAACTTAGAGATGCGGTACTTCTCATATTTGCGAACAAGCAA GATCTGCCAAACGCAATGAACGCAGCGGAGATCACCGACAAGTTGGGATTACATTCTCTGCGTAATCGCAATTGGTATATCCAGGCGACGTGTGCCACGAGCGGAGACGGACTTTACGAAGGCCTCGATTGGCTTTCCAATCAGCTGAAAAATGCCAACCGCTAA